The DNA region GCACAGCACCTCGGTCCGCCTCGAGAAGAAGCTGGAATCGTCGGCCTCCCGGACGTTCTCCTTCGCCACCGGCTCGTAGAAGCTCGGCCAGCCGGTCCCGGAATCGTACTTCGTCTCCGAACGGAACAGGTCGAGGCCGCAGCAGACGCACCGGTAGGTCCCCTTCCCCTTCGTGTTCCACAACGCGCCGGTGAACGCGCGCTCCGTCCCCTTCCTGCGGGTCACCTGGTACTGCTCCGGCGTGAGCTGCTTCAACCATTCCGCGTCGGGCTTCACCACCTTTTCGGTCATGAAAAACCCCCTCCTGCGAACCGAATACACCTTCAGCGCAACCCCCGCCGCCGCAACCGCGTCCGCCGCCATCCGCCTCGCGAAGAGCGATGCGGAGACGCCGGCCGCAAGGACCCCCGCCAGGAACCTTCTCCGGGTCCATTCCATGGTAATCCTCCGACATGGAATCCTTCGGGTAAGATGGCGGGGGAAGGCGCACGATTCCCGTTCCAACGACTTGCCCGGAATGCCCGCCCGGGAGACGGTGACACGGTGGGGAACTTCCCGTTACTTCCTGCCTTTATCCAGGAGGAAGGCGCCCAGCGCCCTGTCCACCTTCCCGATGTGGTTCACCAGCCAGTCCCCGATGAACCGGCCCATCCGGTCGGCGATCTCCGGGGTCGCGCCGCTGGCGTCGAACTCGTCGCGGAGGTCGTAGAAGTCGCTCACGAAGGAAACGTGCTCGCCCTTGTGGAACGGGAACCCCGGGTAGGAGAGGCGCCGCATGTAGACCTCCTCCATCCCGAAATGGTTGATCACGTAATCCTCGAGGAAGGCGATCACCCCGGGGATCTCCCCGGTCGACGCCCCGCCGTCCTCCCGGAGCAGCCGGTTGATCGCGGCGAACAGCTCGCGGTGCTGGGAGTCGATCGTCTCCACCCCCACCGCCAGTCTTTCCGTCCACTCGTACACGTCCGCCTCCCGGGTTTTTTCCGAAGTGTCGATCTGTCGTGGAATCGGGATCCATTATAGCCCGAACCCGCGGACCGATCACCGGGGATCGCGGCGAACGGGCGTTTCAAATCGCCGGGTCGGGGGTGTAGAATTTCCTCCGTGAACGGACTTCGCCAGGAGCGGTTGGAGCGATACCTTGCCGAGCGGTTCCACGGGGAGGCAAGGGTCACGGCGATCGTCCCCCTGCGGGAGGGGGCGGCCTCCGGCGCATCGAAGGGGTACGGATACGGGCACCCGGCGAGGATCGAGTTCACCGTCGACGGCCGGCGGCGGACGGCCGTGCTGGAGACGACCAGCCCCGGGCCGTTCGGCCACGAGCACATGGCCGACCGGGCCCAGATGATCCTGTGGGACTACGGCGCGTACAACGCCCTGCCCCGCCACGCCCGCGCGATCGACGTCGGGGTGTTCGAACGCGACGGCAGGATGATCTCCGTCCGCGAGGCCGAGGAGTTCTTCCTCCTGGTCGAAGTCGTCGAAGGAACCGGGTACATCCGGGACGTCGCCCGGCTCCAGGACGGAGAACCGCTTCGCGCGCTCGACATCTCCCGCGCCGACGCGTTGTGCGACTACCTGTCGGAGATCCATGCGGTCCGGGGATCCGATCCGGGGCTCTACGCGCGGCGGATCCGGGAGCTGGTGGGACACGGGGAGTGCGTGATGGGGCTGTCCGACAGCTACCCGCAGCCGTGCGGGTTCATCACTCCCGCGCTCCTGGAAGAGATCGAGCGGCGCTGCGTATCGTGGCGATGGCGCCTGAAACCGCTCTCCCGCCGGCTGCGGCAGGTCCACGGCGACTTCCACCCGTTCAACATCCTCTTCCGGGAAGGGACCGACTTCTCCGTCCTCGACCGTTCCCGCGGGGAGTGGGGGGAACCGGCGGACGACGTCACCGCCCTCACGGGGAACTACCTGTTCGCCTCGCTGCAGGCGCACGGCCGGCTCGAAGGGGCGTTCGAGACGCTCTTCCGCCGGTTCTGGGAACGGTACGTCGAGCGCACGGGCGACGCGGAGATCCTCGAGACGGCCGCCCCCTTCTTCGCCTTCCGGTGCCTCGTGATGGCGTCCCCGGTCTGGTACCCGTCGCTCGACGACGGGGTGCGCCGGAAGCTGTTCTCCTTCCTCCTGTCGGCGCTGGACGCCCCCCGGTTCGACCCGGCCCGTGTGAACGGCTGGCTCGATGCGGTCTGAGCGGACGAAGGGGTTCGCGGTGTGGCTCACGGGGCTGCCCGCGTCGGGGAAAAGCACCGTCGCGCGGGCGCTCGCCGAGGCGCTGGAGGCGCGGGGCGTCCATCCGGCGGTTCTCGAATCCGACGCCGTGCGCAGGGTGGTCACCCCCGCCCCGACGTACTCGCCGGCCGAGAGGGACGCGTTCTACGCAACCCTCGGGTACCTGGCGCGAACGCTCGCGGAGCACGGCGTGGCGGTGATCGTGGACGCCACGGCGAACCGGAGGGAGTACCGGGACCGGGCGAGGGCGGCGATCCCCGCGTTCTTCGAAGTCCACGTGAAATGCCCGCCCGACGTCTGCCGGACCCGCGACCCGAAGGGGATTTACCGAAG from Deltaproteobacteria bacterium includes:
- a CDS encoding adenylyl-sulfate kinase; amino-acid sequence: MRSERTKGFAVWLTGLPASGKSTVARALAEALEARGVHPAVLESDAVRRVVTPAPTYSPAERDAFYATLGYLARTLAEHGVAVIVDATANRREYRDRARAAIPAFFEVHVKCPPDVCRTRDPKGIYRRGEAGTAPNVPGLSAPYEPPLRPELTVDGERESPEDAARRIVEAIDAAGCLAR
- a CDS encoding hemerythrin family protein, whose translation is MYEWTERLAVGVETIDSQHRELFAAINRLLREDGGASTGEIPGVIAFLEDYVINHFGMEEVYMRRLSYPGFPFHKGEHVSFVSDFYDLRDEFDASGATPEIADRMGRFIGDWLVNHIGKVDRALGAFLLDKGRK
- a CDS encoding phosphotransferase, whose amino-acid sequence is MNGLRQERLERYLAERFHGEARVTAIVPLREGAASGASKGYGYGHPARIEFTVDGRRRTAVLETTSPGPFGHEHMADRAQMILWDYGAYNALPRHARAIDVGVFERDGRMISVREAEEFFLLVEVVEGTGYIRDVARLQDGEPLRALDISRADALCDYLSEIHAVRGSDPGLYARRIRELVGHGECVMGLSDSYPQPCGFITPALLEEIERRCVSWRWRLKPLSRRLRQVHGDFHPFNILFREGTDFSVLDRSRGEWGEPADDVTALTGNYLFASLQAHGRLEGAFETLFRRFWERYVERTGDAEILETAAPFFAFRCLVMASPVWYPSLDDGVRRKLFSFLLSALDAPRFDPARVNGWLDAV
- the msrB gene encoding peptide-methionine (R)-S-oxide reductase MsrB; this encodes MTEKVVKPDAEWLKQLTPEQYQVTRRKGTERAFTGALWNTKGKGTYRCVCCGLDLFRSETKYDSGTGWPSFYEPVAKENVREADDSSFFSRRTEVLCARCDAHLGHVFNDGPKPTGLRYCMNSAALVFDGDG